The genomic stretch GATGAAAAGGGCGTTGAGTGGGTGGTTTTGGAGACTGGCATTGGAGGACTCAAGGACTCGACGAACTTCGCCTCAAACACGAAGATCGCAGTCATAACCTCGATAGGTTAGAGCGAGTATTAGATAAGCTTGCGTAGGCTACGATCATATGCACATTTTGGGGAACACGCTGGAGGAGATCGCGCTTCAGAAGGCCGCCACGATCAAAAGGGGCTGCGTAGTAGTGCTCGGACCAAACTGTTACAAGAGTGAAATATTTGAGAACATAGCCAGAGAAGTTGGCGCCAAGGTGATAAAGAACAATGGGAGGGACTTTGGCTCATTCGACGAGGAAAACTCGGAGACCTCGAGGTAGTCGGTTACGGGAGAAATTTGTGTTAGGCTGGTCATCGAGCAGGCGCTCAAAATCGGAAAGGCCTCGAAGTCCGCACTCAACGCGAGGCTAATGATGAGAATGCAGGTACTGTCCGCCGATGAGTGCGAGGGGGTGAAGAGGCACATATTCGCAAAGTTTCCAGGTCTGCGCGACAAAATGGACAAGTATGGCGCCCCAATGGCAGTCGTCATGGACATTGGCCACAACGAGACTGCCATCAGTAGACTGTGTTCAGTAAGTTGACGACACACGTGATCTAAACTGGcctcttatttatttgtagGATATTTTCAAGGCGTACAAGTGCAACATTACCTTTTGCTGTGCAATTTCCGAAAGGAGGAAGTTGCGTATTTTTAATCCCATTGAGTCAGTTCAAGGCACGAATGCCCTCGGTCAGCCATCAGTGCGCAAATTCTACTACCTAAACGTAGACCACAGCTACTGTCGAAGGTTAGAGTCTGTCGAAAATGACTTAAATGACCCTGAACTGTCAAACGGGTACGTCAACTACACTAACTCGTCATTGCTTAGTGCCAGGGAGATAATTAAACTGGGCCTTGAAAGGAGCAGAATGATCTGCTCTGGAGTCACTAACTGTAACATTAATAAGGACTGGGATAACTGTGGCAACAGTTGCAATGACTACAGTGAGACCAACCACTACGATGGCATCAGTAGCAATAATGGCAATAACGATAACTGTGGCTATACGGAATGGATTAAGGAGTCAGACTGCGTCACTGGTAACTCATAGCTAGCGTGTATTGTAGTTTAGACGATTTTGAGAAGGTGCTGTACAACGCCTTCGTCGAGTGCTGCGAATGTGAAGACGTGCTGGTGCTCACCGGCACCGCCTACATGATGGGTCAGTCCTTCAGCGCCCTCGGACTGGGCTCTAGCGCCTGAATTTCCTTCGCTTCTTCCGGTTCTTCTTTAGCTTTCTCAGCGCTGCCTGCTTCGTGTTCGTCGCCATGGCGAGGGCTATCTGCCTCTTCTTCACGAGTCGCGACTTGAGCACGTAGTTCCTTGCGAAGCTCAGAAGCCTCAGATACTCGGCCGGAGACTCTGCGAACGAGTGCTCGATGAGGTCCAGGATGCTCGAGGCCCTGTCCGCGTGCGAAGTGTCGGCGTCCCGCGCCTTGCGCAGCTTCGGGCTCACGCCGGCCGGCTTAGCGTGCGCCACTCTGAAGAGCGCTATGATCACTTTGAGGAGCATCACGCGGTGACTCCGCTCGTACAGCACCGGCTTCGAGGCCAGGTGCGCCAGGAGCTCCAGAATCAGGCTTATTCTGCGGGAGCACTCCGACTTCCTTCCGAGGTCGCACCTCAGAATGTAGCATATTCTCGAGGTAAGCCTCTCGAGGCTCTTGTCCCTGTACTCCGAGAGCAAGTCGATGCACTTCTTCACGGCCTCCTCCGTGGCCGCCTCGAGCTTCCTGTGCCTCTCCAGGTACCCGTAGTAGGTCGACATGTTCCTCAAAGTCGCCTTCAGGAGTGCGAACACCCTCGCGTTGAAGTTGGGCACGACCTCGTCAGCCTTCCTCGTGCCGAGCACGCGTGCGAGTGTCCTCAGGCTTGAGGCCAGGATCCACGGGTGCTGCGACGCCAGACCCACGTCCACCACGAACTCCCATATCTTCCGCGCTGGCTCCTTCGTTACGTCAAACTCCACTGAAAGCAGgtgctccagcagcaggagCCAGTAGTAGCAGTTCTGCCAGTGGTCGTCGTTGATCTTTTCCAGGAAACCGGCCAGTGCGTTCAGGTTCAGTCTGTTGATGTCGTGCACTGAGTCTTCCCTCTTCAGCGCCAGGTACACGAAGAACGAAAACGCCAAATGTACGtgttttttcatctttCCTACGAAGTGCGCCACCACGTCCAGTATTTGGTTCTTGTTTTCCCTACTTCCCCTCGACCATACGTGCGTCACTAGTGTCTGCAGGAGCTTTCTGCAGATCGGGTCCTCTTCTGAGACTAGCCTTGGCAGCAACGCCAGTATCAACATGCTGGCGTACCTCTTCCATATCACGTGCCCTGGCAGCTCTCTCTGAACATGTTATTAGTGTTAAATACAGTTGTGTTCAGATCTGCCACAAGTGGCCGTATGAACAACCAGTGGATGTTCTATTTGATTTGTCGGTAtagttaattataaaataaatgtgaaaTAACTGTGGATAATCACGCACTCACCGTTATCACGAGGAGCGTTTTCGTCGTCATAGTTCTAACGTGCGGGTCCGGCGAGTTCAcgtgcttcagcagcagcgcgAACCGCTTCGACCTCGTGCCCTCGTCCATCGGGAGCAGTATGAACGAGTATCCCAGGGCCTTGGCGGCCACCGTGCTTGCCCTCGTCGCTATGTCGCCCTTGACCACTCGTATCATGATCTCGTAGGTCACCCTGTAGAACTCCTTGTCGAAGTACACACTCAGTCTCTCACGGTTATTCGTCTTGTTCGAGCCTGTGCCTTTTGACGCCTCCTCTATGTTGCATCCATTCGGCATTTTATTCGCGGCCGTGTGGACAGGGGCAATTGCGTTTCTCGGTGCGCTCCCAAGAATGTTGTTGGACTTCACCGTGTACGTGTTCGTGCTTATTGTCGTCTGCATCAGtgtcagcagcagcttgaAGAGCGGAGTGTGCAGCTTCGGCCTGCTGAGGTTCGTTTCTATTTGCAGCAGCAGGCTCTCCACCAGCTTCCCGCTCCTGTTGGACGCCTCCCAGGCCTCGTGCAGGAtgtccaggtactcgtttttgaaaaatactGATATGAGTCCGATGTGGTCCTTGGCCAGCTCCTCCGAGCCCACGAGCTCGAGCGATCCCATTCTGTCGACCAGGTGCGACGCCAGCACGTGCCCGTAGTCCTCTATCAGCTCCGGCCTCAGTTTAcacagcttcagcaggCACGTGCAGCTCGCCTTTTGCAAGGCAACCTCCTCGCTCAGGAAACTTATCAGCACAGCGAATTCGCACAGGCGATACTCATCTGTGTTTGGTGACCCGTTGCTCGTGTTAGCTTGTATCGGTGTGTTTGGTGTCCCGTTGCTCGTGTTAGCTTGTATCGGTGTGTTTGGCGCCCGGTTGTCTGTGTTAGCTTGTATTGGCGTTGTTGTTGTCACTTGGCCAGGTGCGTCACTGACAGTTAGCGATCTACCGCCGTCGTCACAACCCCGGGGGTCGTTCTCAGTCCCGCTTACCAGTGTGTTGTTGAATAGCCTCAGACACGAGTTGACGAAAAGCGGCGCGAATATGTGGCTTTCGAAGCCTGGCCTCTTCAGCGACGACTCGAACGACCTTCCCGTGGCTGCTCCCGGCATCACCGTGTACCTGTCCTTCAACCTCGACAAGCGCCCCTCAGCCCCCTCGGTTTCCTCCGCCGACTTAGGCTCCGGCTTCGCTATCTCCGCGCTCTCCTTCAGCTTGCACTCCGGAGTCTGCTTGCACCTTCTGTATGCTtccaccaggtcctccGGGAACTGGTCCAGGTTCTTCTCTATTCCTCGCACCTTCGGCAGCGCAGTCATGAAGATCTTGAAGCTCAGCGCCGTCTGGTCGACCTTTCTGTTCTGCATCAGTCCTGAGGTTGCTGACACTATCAGCTCGTTCACTCTCCTCAGAAACTTGTCCGTGTACTCCAGGTGCTCCGTCCTGTGGCTCACCAGCTTCCCATTTAACAACGCGATCAGGAACGTGAAGTTGCTTTCGACCACCTTCGCGTCCGAGTACTGCGATATCAGCGATATCAGTTGTGACGACTTCGGATGCCTCGCTTCGTCTATCTTCGAACTCGAGTCGTCCTTCTCCTGCCTCCTCGCTATCTCGTCCAGGATCATCGTGTACAGGTATCTGAGCTGGTTTCTCGTCGTCAGCATGTTTTCTTCGTCCAGCACCTTGTTCAGTATTGCGTGTATTGTGAATATCAGCACTGAGCACTTGTAGCCCTTGGTCATGTTTGTGAAGAGCTCCTTGACGAAGACGTCGACGTGCCTTGTTCTGAACGGCTTCGCCAGGCTTATCAGCGCCGTTCTTGCCAGCCTTCTCACGTCTCTGTTTCTCGACGCCAGGAACTTCGCCAGTATTCTGCACTGCTTCACCAACTCTCTGGTCACCGCTGACTCCGGGTAGAACTGGAGCAGGTTTCCTATGCACTCGAACACCTCCACCACTGGCACGTCTCccaccttcttctttccttcGACCAGactcatcttcttcagcctcGCCAGTATCAGGCCCACTCCCAGGTTATCCTTGAATGCCACTCCTAGATTGTCCTTGAATGCCTCACCTCCGTCGGCTCCGTTGTACTCCCTCAGCGCCTCCATTTTAGAGCTCGTTACTGACGAAAATATCTTCAGCACTATTGCCAGCTTGCATGCGCCGTACGTCTGCAGCAGCCTCTTCAGAATCTTAACGATCGAGGGCACTGGCAGCACTTGGGATGACGCTATCAGACACTGCTTCGACATGTCCGACAGCCCTATGTGCCTCACCGCGTTCCTCTGTATCAGAAACTGGAGCGCCGTTGGTACTATTAGCCTCAGCAGCGTGGTTGTACTGAAACTTCCTGACTCCACCATTGCCTGCAACTGCTTAATTCCTTTGCACCTCTTGTACTTCTGCAACTCCCTCATTTGATGAAAACAGCCTGCCACTGACGAGTTTACGAGTAAATCTGCGTGCGTGTTTGCGAATATGGTGCCTGCCTCTGCCATGCTTGCGAAATCGTGCACAAActgctccagcagctccaaACACAGACACACCAGTGAGTCGTCTGCGTTACCGGCCAGGCTTCTTCGTATAAAAGGCACGAGTGTTCTCGATATTACGTACGTGGTCTCCTCTACTTTCGCGGGTGCCAACTCCCTAACTTCTCTCACTCTTTCCTTTGTTATTTCCATGATTTTAAAGGATAGCTCCGCTACGCTCCTTCTCACTCCCGGGTCCCTGCTGT from Theileria orientalis strain Shintoku DNA, chromosome 1, complete genome encodes the following:
- a CDS encoding dihydrofolate synthase/folylpolyglutamate synthase; the encoded protein is MEDEIENQFRRTIDDIMARSKKNDKFVECLDLLAFKRDQFNVIHVSGTNGKSSVSYKVAQCLISLGKTVGLFTSPHLFEYNERIRVQGVDIPKADFIRISNKINTVIGSTSIHFFSYILLLSLVYFDEKGVEWVVLETGIGGLKDSTNFASNTKIAVITSIGYDHMHILGNTLEEIALQKAATIKRGCVVVLGPNCYKSEIFENIAREVGAKVIKNNGRDFGSFDEENSETSRLVIEQALKIGKASKSALNARLMMRMQVLSADECEGVKRHIFAKFPGLRDKMDKYGAPMAVVMDIGHNETAISRLCSDIFKAYKCNITFCCAISERRKLRIFNPIESVQGTNALGQPSVRKFYYLNVDHSYCRRLESVENDLNDPELSNGAREIIKLGLERSRMICSGVTNCNINKDWDNCGNSCNDYSETNHYDGISSNNGNNDNCGYTEWIKESDCVTGNS